One genomic window of Arthrobacter caoxuetaonis includes the following:
- the rpsR gene encoding 30S ribosomal protein S18: protein MAKAELRKPKPKSNPLKAADITVIDYKDVALLRKFISDRGKIRARRVTGVSVQEQRKIAQAIKNAREVALLPYSGAGRG from the coding sequence ATGGCTAAGGCTGAACTTCGCAAGCCCAAACCAAAGTCCAATCCCTTGAAGGCCGCTGACATCACTGTCATCGACTACAAGGACGTAGCATTGCTGCGCAAGTTCATTTCCGACCGCGGAAAGATCCGCGCTCGTCGCGTAACTGGCGTATCCGTGCAGGAACAGCGCAAGATCGCACAGGCAATCAAGAACGCCCGTGAAGTTGCACTCCTGCCTTACTCCGGCGCTGGCCGCGGCTAA
- a CDS encoding single-stranded DNA-binding protein, with amino-acid sequence MAGETTITVVGNLTNDPELRFTPSGSAVANFTIASTPRTFDRQSNEWKDGETLFLRASVWREAAENVAESLTKGTRVVCQGRLKSRSYETKEGEKRTVMELEVDEIGPSLRYASAKVTRTQRSGGGSGGFGGNAGNSGGFGGNSNSGWGGQQQQQSAPADDPWGAPAGGNSGGWGAGPDSNDPPF; translated from the coding sequence ATGGCAGGCGAGACAACGATCACCGTGGTCGGAAACCTGACGAATGATCCGGAACTCCGGTTCACCCCGTCCGGTTCGGCAGTGGCGAACTTCACCATTGCCTCGACGCCGCGCACCTTCGATCGGCAGTCCAACGAATGGAAGGACGGCGAAACGCTGTTCCTCCGCGCGTCGGTCTGGCGTGAAGCTGCGGAAAACGTCGCCGAATCCCTGACCAAGGGAACCCGCGTCGTCTGCCAGGGCCGCCTGAAGTCCCGTTCATACGAGACCAAAGAAGGCGAGAAGCGCACCGTCATGGAGCTCGAGGTCGATGAAATCGGCCCCTCGCTCCGGTACGCCTCTGCAAAGGTCACCCGCACCCAGCGCTCCGGCGGCGGTAGCGGTGGCTTCGGTGGAAATGCTGGAAATTCCGGCGGCTTCGGCGGCAACTCCAACTCCGGTTGGGGCGGCCAGCAGCAGCAGCAGTCCGCACCTGCGGACGATCCCTGGGGCGCCCCTGCGGGCGGCAACTCAGGCGGCTGGGGAGCCGGCCCGGATTCCAACGATCCGCCCTTCTAA
- a CDS encoding APC family permease: MLTFFNALKRILVGRPYGNEQLSHTLLRKRVALPVYASDALSSAAYAPDEILLTLALAGVAAVTLSPWVGLAVIIVLLTVVASYRQNVHAYPSGGGDYEIASENLGRRAGLTVGSALLVDYVLTVAVSMSSAAQYLVTAVPVLHGRQGLLAAAGVLILMLVNLRGIREAGKVFALPTYLFLASVLGMCAVGLIQSATGSLAQAPSAEFELLPEAGMDAGLTGLAGAFLLLRAFSSGAAALTGVEAISNGVPTFRKPKSTNAATTLLLLGGLAALMLAGILALASLAKVHFVQDPATQLLLNGEPVQGYIQHPVISQLAETVFGDGSLLFYIVIGATGLILVFASNTAFNGFPILASVLAKDGYLPRQMRTRGDRLAFSNGIIVLGLAALLLVLVFNADVTRMIQLYIVGVFVSFTASQLGMIRHWTAKLRTERTKEVRARMKRSRVINACGFGMTALVLVIVIVTKFEHGAWIALLAMAFLYVVMNGIRTHYQSVAEELRVEEDPELLALPSRVNAVILVSKVHKPVLRALAYARASRPSSLNAIIVDLDPEETQKVIDDWERLRIPVPLTVLSSPYRETVSPVLAYLREARRSSPRELFVVYIPEYVVGRWWEQLVHNQTALRIKARLHFEPGIMVASVPWQLASSRDAAANPAAGGGEPRL; the protein is encoded by the coding sequence GTGCTCACATTCTTCAATGCGCTGAAGCGCATTCTGGTGGGGCGTCCGTACGGCAATGAACAGCTCTCGCACACTCTCCTGCGCAAGCGGGTGGCATTGCCGGTCTATGCGTCGGACGCACTCTCGTCCGCGGCCTACGCGCCCGATGAAATCCTCCTGACCCTCGCGCTGGCGGGGGTCGCCGCGGTGACATTGTCCCCGTGGGTGGGCCTGGCCGTCATCATCGTGCTGCTCACCGTAGTGGCCTCCTACCGGCAGAACGTCCATGCGTACCCCTCCGGCGGCGGCGATTATGAGATCGCCAGCGAGAACCTCGGGCGGCGGGCCGGTCTCACCGTGGGATCCGCACTCCTGGTGGACTACGTGCTGACCGTTGCCGTTTCCATGTCCTCAGCCGCGCAGTACCTGGTAACGGCTGTTCCTGTGCTGCACGGCCGGCAGGGCCTGCTGGCCGCAGCGGGGGTACTCATCCTCATGCTGGTGAACCTGCGCGGAATCCGGGAAGCCGGAAAGGTCTTCGCGTTACCCACCTACCTCTTCCTGGCCTCCGTGCTGGGAATGTGCGCCGTGGGTCTCATCCAATCCGCCACCGGGTCGCTGGCCCAGGCCCCGTCTGCCGAATTCGAACTCCTTCCGGAAGCCGGCATGGACGCCGGACTGACGGGATTGGCCGGCGCCTTCCTGCTCCTGCGCGCCTTCTCCTCCGGAGCCGCCGCACTGACCGGCGTCGAAGCGATCAGCAACGGCGTTCCCACCTTCCGCAAGCCCAAAAGCACCAACGCCGCCACCACGCTGCTCCTGCTGGGCGGTCTGGCAGCGCTCATGCTGGCTGGAATCCTGGCCCTGGCCAGCCTGGCCAAGGTCCACTTCGTGCAGGACCCGGCCACCCAGCTCCTGCTGAACGGGGAGCCGGTGCAGGGGTACATCCAGCACCCGGTGATCAGCCAGCTGGCAGAAACGGTTTTTGGTGACGGGTCCCTCCTGTTCTACATAGTGATTGGCGCCACCGGGCTGATCCTCGTCTTTGCCTCCAACACGGCCTTCAACGGCTTCCCCATCCTCGCCTCCGTCCTCGCGAAGGACGGGTACCTCCCGCGGCAGATGCGCACCCGCGGCGACCGCCTGGCCTTCAGCAACGGCATCATCGTCCTTGGGCTGGCGGCCCTGCTGCTGGTCCTGGTGTTCAACGCGGACGTGACGCGGATGATCCAGCTCTACATCGTCGGGGTATTTGTCTCCTTCACCGCCAGCCAGCTGGGAATGATCAGGCACTGGACCGCCAAGCTGCGCACGGAGCGGACAAAGGAAGTACGGGCGCGGATGAAGCGCTCACGCGTCATCAACGCCTGCGGGTTCGGCATGACGGCGCTGGTCCTGGTCATCGTGATCGTCACGAAGTTCGAACACGGTGCCTGGATTGCGCTGCTGGCAATGGCTTTCCTGTACGTGGTCATGAACGGCATCCGCACTCACTACCAGTCCGTTGCCGAGGAACTTCGTGTGGAGGAAGACCCCGAACTCCTGGCCCTGCCCAGCCGGGTCAACGCCGTGATCCTGGTATCCAAGGTGCACAAACCCGTGCTGCGGGCCCTCGCGTACGCCCGGGCCTCCCGGCCCTCCAGCCTGAACGCGATCATCGTGGACCTGGATCCGGAGGAAACGCAAAAGGTGATCGATGACTGGGAGCGGCTGAGGATCCCCGTGCCGCTGACGGTACTCTCATCTCCGTACCGTGAAACTGTGTCCCCGGTCCTGGCCTACCTGCGTGAGGCACGCCGCAGTTCGCCGCGCGAACTCTTCGTCGTCTACATCCCTGAGTACGTCGTCGGCCGCTGGTGGGAGCAGCTTGTCCACAACCAGACTGCCCTGCGAATCAAGGCGCGCCTGCACTTTGAGCCCGGCATCATGGTTGCCAGCGTCCCGTGGCAGCTGGCCTCCAGCCGGGATGCCGCTGCCAACCCTGCTGCAGGCGGCGGAGAGCCCCGTCTCTAG
- a CDS encoding M18 family aminopeptidase, with protein sequence MNPTPHEHVTDLAEYVAASPSSFHAARTAADRLAAVGFTELREDSNWPAAPGRYAVVRDGAFIAWIVPEDATPTTGFNIFGTHTDSPTFKLKPSSTTGKLGWLQAGVEVYGGPLLNSWLDRELELAGRLVTLDGVEHLVATGPLLRFPQLAIHLDRAVNEGLLLDKQQHMNPVWGLGDPSSADLLGLLAAKAGLDREEIGGYDVVAADTQPAQVFGANAEFFASGRLDNLSSVHAGLQALEAAAAAKAGGSIAVLAAFDHEEVGSGSRSGAAGPFLEDVLARISSGLGAGAVEAQRAFAASFCISADAGHAVHPNYAERHDPANRPVLNGGPLLKINANQRYTTDAPGAAYWAGLCREAGVPYQEFVSNNSIPCGSTIGPLTATRLGIRTIDVGIPLLSMHSAREMAGVSDPYRLSQAGELFFTR encoded by the coding sequence ATGAATCCAACGCCGCACGAACACGTCACCGACCTGGCCGAATACGTCGCCGCCTCGCCGTCGAGCTTCCACGCCGCGCGGACCGCAGCGGACCGGCTCGCGGCCGTCGGTTTCACGGAGCTGCGCGAAGACTCGAACTGGCCGGCCGCACCCGGCCGTTATGCAGTGGTGCGCGACGGCGCCTTCATTGCCTGGATCGTTCCGGAGGACGCCACGCCGACCACCGGCTTTAACATCTTCGGCACCCACACCGACTCGCCCACGTTCAAGCTCAAGCCTTCCTCCACCACCGGAAAGCTCGGCTGGCTGCAGGCGGGCGTGGAGGTCTACGGCGGGCCGCTGCTGAACTCCTGGCTGGACCGGGAGCTGGAGCTGGCCGGACGGCTGGTGACGCTCGACGGCGTCGAGCACCTGGTTGCGACCGGTCCGCTGCTGCGCTTCCCGCAGCTTGCCATCCACCTGGACCGCGCAGTGAATGAGGGCCTGCTGCTGGATAAGCAGCAGCACATGAATCCTGTCTGGGGCCTGGGCGATCCTTCGTCAGCGGACCTGCTGGGACTCCTTGCAGCCAAGGCCGGCCTGGACCGGGAGGAGATCGGCGGGTACGACGTCGTTGCCGCCGACACCCAGCCGGCCCAGGTCTTTGGCGCCAATGCGGAGTTCTTCGCCTCCGGCCGGCTGGACAATCTCTCTTCGGTGCATGCCGGCCTGCAGGCGCTGGAGGCAGCTGCCGCCGCCAAGGCCGGCGGGTCGATTGCCGTCCTGGCCGCCTTCGACCATGAGGAAGTCGGCTCCGGCAGCCGGTCAGGCGCTGCGGGACCGTTCCTCGAGGACGTCCTGGCGCGGATCAGCTCCGGGCTGGGCGCCGGTGCCGTCGAAGCGCAGCGCGCGTTCGCGGCGTCGTTCTGCATCTCCGCCGACGCAGGCCACGCCGTGCACCCCAACTACGCCGAACGCCATGACCCCGCCAACCGGCCGGTCCTGAACGGCGGCCCGCTGCTGAAGATCAATGCCAACCAGCGGTACACCACCGACGCACCGGGCGCTGCGTACTGGGCCGGGCTGTGCCGGGAAGCCGGGGTGCCCTACCAGGAGTTCGTCTCGAACAACTCGATTCCCTGCGGCTCCACCATCGGGCCGCTGACGGCGACACGGCTGGGGATCCGGACCATCGACGTCGGGATTCCCCTGCTCTCGATGCATTCGGCCCGCGAGATGGCCGGTGTCAGCGATCCGTACCGGCTTTCCCAGGCCGGGGAGCTATTCTTCACCCGCTAG
- the rpsF gene encoding 30S ribosomal protein S6, with the protein MRAYELMVIIDPEVEERTVEPSLDKFLNVVRNDGGTVDKVDIWGRRRLAYEIKKKAEGIYAVVNFTASPAAAAELDRQLGLNETILRTKIIRPEDQKVVAE; encoded by the coding sequence ATGCGTGCTTATGAACTGATGGTAATCATCGACCCCGAGGTCGAAGAGCGTACCGTGGAGCCTTCGCTCGACAAGTTCCTCAATGTTGTCCGCAACGACGGTGGAACCGTCGACAAGGTCGACATCTGGGGCCGTCGCCGCCTGGCCTACGAAATCAAGAAGAAGGCTGAAGGCATCTACGCGGTGGTTAACTTCACCGCCAGCCCTGCAGCAGCTGCTGAACTTGACCGCCAGCTTGGCCTCAACGAGACCATCCTGCGCACCAAGATCATCCGCCCCGAAGACCAGAAGGTTGTCGCCGAGTAG
- the dnaB gene encoding replicative DNA helicase yields MSLAQADAAESTRNSDFGRTPPQDLVAEQSVLGGMMLSKDAIADCVEVLRGVDFYRPAHESIYEAIIDLYGRGEPADAVTISDELTKRGEIGRIGGPAYLHTLIQSVPTAANAGFYAEIVRERAVLRRLVDAGTKIVQLGYSSDGMEVDDIVNAAQAEVYAVAERRTAEDYVPLKDIIEGTVDEIESAGHRGEGMIGVPTGFYELDELTQGLHGGQMIVIAARPAVGKSTFALDFARSAAIKNNMTTVFFSLEMGRNEIAMRLLSAEATIGLQDLRKGTIKDEQWGKIATTMGRMNDAPLFIDDSPNMSLMEIRAKCRRLKQRHDLKLVVLDYLQLMSSGKKVESRQQEVSEFSRALKLLAKELDVPVIALSQLNRGSEQRTDKKPMVSDLRESGSIEQDADMVILLHREDIYDKESPRAGEADVIVAKHRNGPTKTIVVGFQGHYSRFSNMAVEGGSGF; encoded by the coding sequence GTGTCGCTTGCACAGGCGGATGCCGCTGAATCGACCCGCAACTCCGATTTTGGCCGCACTCCGCCGCAGGACCTGGTAGCCGAGCAGTCTGTCCTCGGCGGCATGATGCTCTCCAAGGACGCGATCGCCGACTGCGTCGAGGTGCTGCGGGGGGTGGACTTCTACCGCCCCGCCCATGAGTCCATCTACGAGGCCATCATCGACCTCTACGGCCGCGGCGAACCAGCGGATGCGGTGACAATCTCGGATGAGCTGACCAAACGCGGTGAAATCGGCCGGATTGGCGGTCCCGCTTATCTGCACACGCTGATCCAGTCCGTGCCGACCGCCGCAAATGCCGGTTTCTACGCGGAGATCGTCCGGGAACGCGCAGTCCTGCGCCGGCTGGTGGACGCGGGAACCAAGATCGTCCAGCTGGGCTACTCCAGCGACGGCATGGAGGTTGACGACATCGTCAACGCGGCGCAGGCCGAGGTCTATGCCGTGGCAGAACGCCGGACAGCCGAAGACTATGTTCCGCTGAAGGACATCATCGAAGGCACCGTCGATGAGATCGAGTCCGCCGGCCACCGCGGCGAAGGCATGATCGGCGTCCCCACCGGGTTCTACGAGCTCGATGAACTCACCCAGGGCCTGCACGGCGGCCAGATGATCGTTATCGCGGCCCGACCGGCCGTGGGTAAGTCGACCTTCGCACTCGACTTTGCCCGCTCCGCGGCGATCAAGAACAACATGACCACCGTGTTCTTCTCCCTGGAAATGGGCCGCAATGAGATCGCCATGCGCCTGCTCTCTGCCGAGGCAACAATCGGCCTGCAGGACCTGCGCAAGGGCACCATCAAGGATGAGCAGTGGGGCAAGATTGCCACCACCATGGGCCGGATGAACGACGCCCCGCTGTTCATTGATGACAGCCCGAACATGTCCCTGATGGAGATCCGGGCAAAATGCCGCCGGCTGAAGCAGCGGCACGACCTCAAACTGGTGGTCCTGGACTACCTGCAGCTGATGTCGTCCGGCAAGAAGGTGGAGTCCCGCCAGCAGGAAGTCTCCGAGTTCTCGCGTGCCCTCAAGCTGCTCGCCAAGGAGCTCGACGTCCCCGTGATCGCGCTGTCCCAGCTGAACCGTGGTTCCGAACAGCGCACCGACAAGAAGCCGATGGTCTCCGACCTCCGTGAATCGGGATCGATCGAGCAGGACGCCGACATGGTGATCCTGCTGCACCGTGAAGACATTTACGACAAGGAATCCCCGCGCGCCGGTGAAGCAGACGTGATCGTGGCCAAGCACCGTAACGGTCCGACCAAGACGATCGTCGTGGGCTTCCAGGGCCACTATTCACGCTTCTCCAACATGGCCGTCGAAGGCGGCTCCGGCTTCTAG
- a CDS encoding MoaD/ThiS family protein, producing the protein MPSGEIRVLLPAVLAPSAGGKSELSVPAGDGLTVGTLLDGLGDRFPVLGRRIRDETGLVRKFVNIYVNGEDIRSLDRLHSPVAPGSEVLVLQSIAGG; encoded by the coding sequence ATGCCATCAGGGGAGATCCGGGTCCTGCTTCCTGCCGTGCTCGCTCCGAGCGCCGGAGGCAAGTCCGAACTGAGTGTGCCCGCCGGCGACGGGCTGACTGTCGGGACGCTGCTTGACGGACTTGGAGACCGCTTTCCCGTTCTGGGACGGCGGATCCGCGACGAAACCGGATTGGTCCGGAAGTTCGTGAATATATACGTCAACGGCGAGGACATCCGCTCGCTTGACCGGCTGCACAGTCCCGTGGCCCCGGGCTCTGAAGTGCTGGTCCTTCAGTCCATCGCGGGCGGCTGA
- the rplI gene encoding 50S ribosomal protein L9 codes for MAKLILTHEVTGLGAAGDVVEVKDGYARNYLVPRGFALTWTKGGEKQVESIKAARAAREHASLEDAQKQAAALSAKPVKLTVKAGESGRLFGTVKPADVAAAVEAAGLGSIDKRKVELPTHIKSVGSFQANVRLHDDVAAVIDLEVVAS; via the coding sequence ATGGCAAAGCTCATTCTGACCCACGAAGTAACCGGTCTCGGTGCTGCAGGTGACGTCGTCGAGGTAAAGGATGGTTACGCACGTAACTACCTGGTGCCCCGCGGTTTCGCCCTGACCTGGACCAAGGGCGGCGAAAAGCAGGTTGAGTCCATCAAGGCTGCCCGCGCCGCGCGCGAGCACGCTTCGCTGGAAGATGCCCAGAAGCAGGCCGCTGCTCTCTCCGCCAAGCCGGTCAAGCTGACCGTCAAGGCCGGCGAGTCCGGACGCCTCTTCGGTACGGTCAAGCCCGCTGACGTTGCCGCTGCTGTTGAGGCCGCCGGCCTCGGCAGCATCGACAAGCGCAAGGTTGAACTGCCGACGCACATCAAGTCGGTTGGTTCCTTCCAGGCCAACGTCCGCCTGCACGACGACGTCGCAGCCGTCATCGACCTCGAGGTCGTTGCCAGCTAG
- a CDS encoding transglycosylase family protein has protein sequence MKNSKITRYVRRGLAAAVITGASAAGLTGMAAPANAASMDWDALAQCESGGNWSINTGNGFSGGLQFLPSTWAAFGGTGNPADASREEQIAVAERVLAAQGPGAWPACTAKLGMTGATANPQAAQAAPVEQAPVAEPEVQTYSVPVETYTEPAPAPAPAEAPAPVEAPVAAPVPAPAAEVPAPALSGETYTVQAGDTLSGIAEKLGIEGGWPALYAANADTIIHPDLILTGQVIQLPA, from the coding sequence ATGAAGAACTCGAAGATCACCCGTTACGTTCGTCGTGGACTTGCCGCCGCCGTTATCACTGGTGCCAGCGCTGCCGGCCTTACCGGAATGGCCGCTCCGGCCAACGCTGCATCGATGGACTGGGACGCCCTGGCACAGTGCGAGAGCGGTGGAAACTGGAGCATCAACACCGGTAACGGCTTCTCCGGTGGCCTGCAGTTCCTGCCCAGCACCTGGGCAGCCTTCGGTGGCACCGGCAACCCGGCCGACGCCAGCCGTGAGGAGCAGATTGCCGTAGCCGAGCGCGTTCTGGCAGCACAGGGCCCCGGCGCGTGGCCTGCCTGCACCGCGAAGCTGGGCATGACTGGTGCTACCGCGAACCCCCAGGCTGCTCAGGCCGCTCCGGTTGAGCAGGCTCCCGTCGCCGAGCCCGAGGTCCAGACCTACTCCGTTCCGGTCGAGACCTACACCGAGCCCGCTCCGGCTCCGGCTCCGGCAGAGGCTCCCGCTCCGGTAGAGGCTCCCGTCGCCGCCCCGGTCCCGGCCCCTGCGGCTGAGGTTCCGGCTCCGGCACTGAGCGGCGAAACCTACACCGTGCAGGCTGGTGACACCCTGTCCGGCATCGCCGAGAAGCTCGGTATCGAAGGTGGCTGGCCGGCACTCTACGCAGCCAACGCCGATACCATCATCCATCCTGACCTGATCCTGACCGGACAGGTTATCCAGCTGCCTGCCTAA
- a CDS encoding WD40/YVTN/BNR-like repeat-containing protein: MSPSQDTVAIGTRKGLWLARSADRNTWALSGPHFLMQEVASVGIDTRTSPPRILAGLLSPHWGPTVVISDDLGETWSEPEAGAITFPEGTGESLGRIWQLQPDSESRPGVVWAGCEPISVWKSTDGGNSFELNRPLWDHPHRPDWGEGYGGAAAHTVLPSPADDTVHVAISSGGVYRSNDSGGSWQARNQGISAYFLPDPDPEFGQCVHKIARDAEDPSRLYAQNHHGVYRSDDSGDTWVSIADGLPADFGFVMLAHPRRGGTIWTVPLVADGERIPPQGQLAVYRSTDAGTSWTRLDSGLPAAEYNAILRDAAGLDSAEPVGVYFGTRAGDVYASSDEGETFTLVATNLPDVLCVRAAPTGMAG, encoded by the coding sequence ATGAGCCCAAGCCAAGACACGGTGGCCATCGGCACCCGCAAGGGGCTGTGGCTTGCCCGGAGCGCAGACCGGAACACGTGGGCGCTCAGCGGCCCGCACTTTCTAATGCAAGAGGTGGCCAGTGTGGGAATCGACACGCGCACTTCACCTCCGCGCATCCTGGCGGGCCTGTTGTCGCCGCACTGGGGTCCCACGGTGGTGATCTCCGATGACCTGGGTGAAACGTGGTCAGAGCCCGAGGCGGGCGCCATCACGTTTCCCGAAGGGACCGGCGAGTCGCTGGGACGCATCTGGCAGCTTCAGCCCGATTCAGAGTCGCGGCCGGGCGTCGTGTGGGCGGGCTGCGAACCCATCTCTGTATGGAAATCCACCGACGGCGGCAACAGCTTTGAACTCAACCGTCCGTTGTGGGACCACCCGCATCGGCCGGACTGGGGCGAGGGTTACGGCGGAGCCGCAGCCCACACTGTGCTGCCCAGTCCGGCAGATGACACAGTGCACGTGGCGATCAGTTCGGGCGGGGTGTACCGCTCGAATGACTCCGGTGGAAGCTGGCAGGCCCGCAACCAGGGAATCTCTGCGTATTTCCTTCCCGACCCGGATCCGGAGTTCGGCCAGTGCGTACATAAGATAGCGCGGGATGCCGAGGACCCCTCACGGCTCTATGCGCAGAACCACCACGGCGTGTACCGGTCCGATGACTCCGGGGACACCTGGGTATCCATCGCCGACGGGTTGCCGGCTGACTTCGGATTTGTCATGCTGGCCCATCCGCGGCGGGGAGGGACCATCTGGACCGTCCCGCTGGTGGCCGACGGTGAACGCATACCGCCGCAGGGACAGCTGGCGGTCTACCGCAGTACTGACGCCGGCACGTCCTGGACCCGGCTGGACTCAGGGCTGCCTGCGGCGGAATACAACGCCATTCTTCGCGACGCCGCCGGGCTGGACAGTGCGGAACCGGTCGGAGTGTATTTCGGCACCAGGGCAGGAGACGTGTACGCCAGCTCCGATGAAGGAGAGACCTTCACCCTGGTGGCCACCAATCTGCCGGACGTGCTGTGCGTCCGCGCAGCACCCACGGGAATGGCTGGCTGA